Proteins co-encoded in one Candidatus Glassbacteria bacterium genomic window:
- a CDS encoding DUF3850 domain-containing protein, with product MQHELKTWPEGFQAIAQGRKTADVRFNDRGFKVGDILLLREYYPGTGKYSGENVEAEVTHIMDTEGFGLKPGYVMLSLRPIPSQIAPLDVEKLPK from the coding sequence ATGCAACACGAGCTGAAAACATGGCCGGAGGGCTTCCAGGCTATAGCACAAGGGCGCAAGACAGCCGATGTTAGGTTCAATGATCGCGGTTTCAAGGTCGGCGATATTCTTCTCCTCCGAGAATACTATCCGGGGACGGGAAAGTATTCTGGCGAAAACGTGGAGGCTGAAGTTACTCATATCATGGATACAGAGGGATTTGGCCTAAAACCAGGGTATGTAATGTTATCCTTGCGGCCGATCCCTTCTCAGATCGCGCCCCTGGACGTTGAAAAACTGCCAAAGTAG
- a CDS encoding KTSC domain-containing protein → MTGKEKPTRVSLQSSSVKEAEYDQVAKTLLIVFVSGATYTYQNVPQSVYNGLLAADSAGKYLLQNVIKANYSYTKVS, encoded by the coding sequence ATGACTGGAAAGGAGAAACCCACCAGAGTTTCATTGCAATCATCCTCTGTGAAAGAGGCTGAGTATGACCAGGTGGCCAAGACCCTGCTTATCGTCTTTGTCAGTGGAGCCACCTACACCTATCAGAACGTTCCGCAATCGGTTTATAATGGCCTGTTGGCCGCCGATAGTGCCGGGAAATACCTGTTACAGAACGTTATCAAGGCAAACTACAGCTATACGAAAGTAAGTTGA
- the cobA gene encoding uroporphyrinogen-III C-methyltransferase, producing MAENKGRIILVGSGPGDPKLITVRGLEALRCAEVLIYDNLAPNELLAEVPADCEVIYVGKKTGSHTMAQEEINRLLVAKAKEAKLVVRLKGGDPFVFGRGGEEALEALADGVPFEVVPGVTAGVAVPAYAGIPVTQRGINVAVTFVTGHEDPGKDESAINWQALAAGEATLVFYMGVGNLGKISRRLIDNGRPDSTPVAVIHRGTTRSQRTVTGTLADIESVVREARIKPPSIIIVGEVVALRDKLSWFENRPLFGRKVIVTRAREQASDFSRLLYELGAAVIELPTIKIGPSPDPDAVGGAVAALGTYDWIVFTSVNGVTTFLERIRESGGDIRSLGGAKLCAIGPATAAALESLGLRVEVVPETYLAEEVVNALKAAGEIKGKRILLPRAEIARKVLPDSLREYGAEVDEVPVYSTQAETPENLDDVKRDLEAGEIDVITFTSSSTVENFIELVGESAARQAVAGGTLIAAIGPVTAERAAGFGLEAGIVPGDYTVSGLAGAIAAHFRTK from the coding sequence ATGGCTGAAAATAAAGGCAGAATAATCCTGGTCGGTTCTGGTCCCGGCGACCCTAAACTGATTACTGTCCGCGGCCTGGAGGCTCTTCGCTGCGCAGAAGTGCTGATTTACGATAATCTTGCGCCAAACGAACTGCTGGCCGAGGTTCCAGCGGATTGCGAAGTGATCTATGTCGGCAAGAAAACCGGCAGCCACACCATGGCCCAGGAGGAGATCAACAGGCTGCTGGTGGCTAAAGCTAAGGAAGCCAAGCTGGTGGTCCGTCTCAAGGGCGGCGATCCGTTCGTGTTCGGGCGCGGCGGCGAGGAAGCTCTGGAGGCGCTTGCCGACGGTGTCCCGTTCGAGGTGGTGCCGGGCGTGACCGCCGGGGTGGCCGTGCCGGCTTATGCCGGGATTCCGGTTACCCAGCGCGGGATCAATGTTGCCGTCACTTTCGTTACCGGCCACGAGGACCCGGGCAAGGATGAAAGCGCTATCAACTGGCAGGCGCTGGCCGCCGGCGAGGCCACACTGGTGTTCTACATGGGAGTCGGCAACCTGGGGAAAATCTCGCGGCGGCTGATCGACAACGGCCGCCCGGACAGCACGCCCGTTGCAGTGATCCATCGCGGCACGACCCGCAGCCAGCGGACCGTGACCGGTACGCTGGCCGATATCGAGAGCGTGGTCCGCGAGGCGCGGATCAAGCCCCCGTCGATTATCATCGTCGGCGAGGTTGTCGCTCTGCGTGACAAGCTGTCGTGGTTCGAGAACAGGCCACTGTTCGGCAGGAAAGTGATTGTCACCAGGGCGCGCGAGCAGGCCTCGGACTTCAGCAGGCTGCTCTACGAACTCGGCGCGGCGGTTATCGAGCTGCCGACGATCAAAATCGGACCCAGCCCGGACCCGGACGCGGTCGGCGGGGCGGTGGCAGCACTTGGAACCTACGACTGGATTGTGTTCACCAGCGTCAACGGCGTAACCACCTTCCTGGAGCGGATCAGGGAGTCGGGGGGCGATATCCGCTCGCTGGGAGGCGCGAAACTCTGCGCTATCGGCCCGGCAACAGCCGCTGCGCTGGAGAGTCTGGGCCTGCGGGTGGAGGTGGTCCCGGAGACCTATCTGGCCGAGGAAGTTGTGAATGCCCTGAAAGCGGCCGGCGAAATTAAAGGCAAACGAATCCTGCTGCCCCGCGCGGAAATCGCCCGCAAGGTTCTGCCCGACAGCCTTCGCGAGTACGGAGCGGAGGTTGACGAGGTGCCGGTGTACAGCACCCAGGCCGAAACGCCGGAAAATCTCGACGATGTCAAAAGAGACCTGGAAGCTGGAGAGATAGACGTAATAACTTTCACCAGCAGTTCCACCGTGGAGAATTTCATCGAGCTGGTCGGAGAGAGTGCCGCCCGGCAGGCTGTCGCCGGCGGTACGCTGATCGCGGCAATCGGGCCGGTGACGGCCGAGAGGGCCGCCGGTTTCGGCCTCGAGGCCGGGATCGTACCCGGCGACTACACTGTTTCGGGGCTGGCCGGCGCGATAGCAGCTCATTTCCGAACTAAATAA
- a CDS encoding PorV/PorQ family protein translates to MTGPFRHITLAIAALALAFSTAAAAGGAGIGAANPGAGRVEGLSGVGTRGAEFLTIPVGPRGVAMGGAFRAAADDITSIYWNPAGLGFLNRPEVFLTVIERPLDISYTYGAVAVPVWEGRMVLGAFMSVLNSGDQEITTEFQPEGTGAFYSAYSLSAGGTLAYNFSDRFSAGITVKNVHEDIHGLTQDAVAFDMGTNYHEEFMGVPVRLAFAVTNMGTNLGFGGDKLRVDVDPEDIYPGEDVGRLQRQGSRETSKFPLPTSFHISVSAAVLQLERQGLVAAVEVAENSNLPISLGLGAEYSYRINAKSTVALRSGWRVQTDEVSAGSGASLRGFSAGGGYFYRLYKLQISADYAWRDLGLLGANHAFSLSFGF, encoded by the coding sequence ATGACAGGCCCCTTCAGGCATATCACCCTTGCAATCGCGGCGCTGGCACTGGCGTTTTCGACTGCCGCTGCGGCGGGCGGCGCGGGTATCGGCGCGGCCAACCCCGGCGCGGGCCGCGTGGAGGGCCTGAGCGGCGTGGGCACGCGCGGGGCGGAGTTCCTCACGATACCCGTGGGTCCGCGGGGAGTGGCGATGGGCGGTGCGTTCCGCGCGGCCGCCGACGATATCACCTCGATTTACTGGAACCCCGCCGGGCTGGGATTCCTCAACCGCCCGGAGGTGTTTCTGACCGTGATCGAGCGTCCGCTGGATATCAGTTACACTTACGGAGCAGTGGCAGTGCCGGTCTGGGAGGGGCGGATGGTGCTGGGGGCGTTTATGTCGGTGCTTAACAGCGGAGACCAGGAGATCACAACCGAGTTCCAGCCCGAGGGCACCGGGGCGTTCTACAGTGCCTACAGCCTCAGCGCGGGCGGCACGCTGGCCTACAACTTCTCCGACAGGTTCAGCGCCGGGATCACGGTCAAGAACGTCCACGAGGATATCCACGGCCTGACCCAGGATGCTGTCGCGTTCGACATGGGGACCAACTACCACGAAGAGTTCATGGGTGTGCCGGTGCGGCTGGCGTTCGCGGTGACCAACATGGGGACCAACCTCGGTTTCGGCGGGGACAAGCTGCGGGTGGATGTCGATCCGGAGGATATTTACCCCGGCGAGGACGTGGGCCGGCTGCAGCGTCAGGGGTCGCGCGAGACCTCGAAATTCCCGCTGCCCACCAGCTTCCATATCTCGGTCTCGGCGGCTGTGCTCCAACTCGAGCGCCAGGGACTGGTGGCCGCCGTGGAAGTGGCCGAGAACAGCAACCTGCCGATCAGCCTGGGCCTGGGAGCGGAATACAGCTACCGGATCAACGCCAAAAGCACGGTCGCCCTGCGCAGCGGCTGGCGGGTCCAGACCGATGAGGTCTCGGCCGGCAGCGGCGCGTCGCTGCGAGGATTCAGCGCCGGTGGCGGGTACTTCTACCGGCTTTACAAGCTCCAGATCAGTGCCGATTACGCCTGGCGCGACTTGGGACTGCTCGGCGCCAACCACGCTTTCAGCCTGTCGTTCGGTTTCTAG
- a CDS encoding TonB-dependent receptor plug domain-containing protein yields the protein MTTHPPAKFFYLCVTLLIIVPSLILAQTGAKIEGTVTASATGQPVAGVQVRVEGTKLGNVTTAEGYYFILNAPVGEQAVTFSYTGYQTTTVSGVKLLAGHTATVDAALSAGVFELEGIVVEAGDEPLVPRDNVQTSQRFGRETAGEAPVENLEQLISLQAGVATDPYGQFNIRGSRQGRQAVYIDGMLVRSFNERPYEADNTPLALATNAIEEVSVVTGGFSAEFGQAGGGVINEVTREGGLEHSGNLRFASDAFMPRGHDYGYNRLQASLGGPLSGLGSAGYFLSGELLGRADRSPTGGGFRGIDQRYLGKLNQALTTLGLYDPNSPASKEGGGAIDTDSFREGIQQLDRHSFSNVHWADTDNDGVGDERRWIFGDEFDGADDVPGTADDKREVDRSGAYVNPNPVRLPGNGDDQFSVSGKLTWYQTGQLKWLATAQTSRKQRMAYIHANLFNNPLRSNLSARITTYNATGGFDWIVEQHALRNTNVKLRANYYRNTLTVGTQTAKSLQRGTWGGFSFESMEFIDEKRTTFDDTYRNLSTNGLPGEQTEPTGLSSTRETERGLWPSAVPGANIPFATSITRLPEGRGGYQAQFINSGLLTLLENSYEDRISVKADLESQLGRVFRVKTGVDFKSFHIVERDFSATGGVFQDYYDTRPLMAAAYVQNIVDFGDLVLDYGLRADYLDYNADFPSVIGEMRPGDPTLQPESQLFFSPRLSVAHPVTDRSQIRLSYGHFFQAPAFKDVYAHSNQDFRFNLGGNANNIFGNPYLEMSQSVMFEVGFTTILSETMRLDFVGYHNESKGDLAVRRMTPEELLELGGITGRTGTRSNAILSVYTNRDRMSAKGVEISFARRLGKFWGINAAYTLSFPRATGSDPQEYILTFGRQTFFDPVTGQRGVQPPPRVLTPIDYDRTHELNVQLNFRVPDNLFPSGSRADVLLSDITGYATFTFSSGQPYTSLSQNGHPSSANNNDRGPSYKNVNLRLNKRLPIPYGGMRLSLFGEIYNLFGFTNYNIDYLNPTTGSPDMDAYILTEAFNDRPDFTDAGGNKVDRIALSDQIDNLPGDDAASLVQIQDINGDGFVSKNEITALKLANMLAGLDDPRAYLRPFQLRLGINLDF from the coding sequence ATGACAACACATCCACCTGCCAAATTTTTTTATCTGTGCGTAACCCTGCTGATCATAGTACCATCTCTGATCCTCGCCCAGACCGGCGCCAAAATCGAGGGTACGGTGACCGCTTCGGCCACCGGTCAGCCTGTCGCCGGGGTCCAGGTGCGGGTCGAGGGTACCAAGCTGGGCAATGTGACCACCGCCGAGGGCTACTATTTCATCCTCAATGCCCCGGTGGGCGAACAGGCGGTCACCTTCAGCTACACTGGTTATCAGACAACAACTGTTAGCGGTGTAAAATTACTGGCCGGGCACACCGCCACGGTTGACGCCGCGCTGAGTGCCGGCGTGTTCGAGCTCGAGGGTATCGTGGTGGAGGCGGGCGACGAGCCGCTGGTGCCCCGCGACAATGTCCAGACTTCCCAGCGCTTCGGCAGGGAGACCGCCGGCGAGGCCCCGGTCGAGAACCTCGAACAGTTGATCAGCCTCCAGGCGGGAGTCGCCACCGATCCCTACGGGCAGTTCAACATCCGCGGCAGCCGTCAGGGCCGCCAGGCGGTTTATATCGACGGGATGCTGGTGCGCAGTTTCAACGAGCGCCCCTACGAGGCTGATAATACCCCGCTGGCCCTGGCCACCAACGCTATCGAGGAAGTCTCCGTGGTCACCGGCGGGTTCAGCGCCGAGTTCGGCCAGGCCGGCGGCGGGGTAATCAACGAGGTGACCCGCGAGGGCGGGCTGGAGCACAGCGGCAACTTGCGTTTTGCCAGCGACGCGTTCATGCCGCGCGGCCACGATTACGGCTACAACCGTCTCCAGGCCAGCCTGGGCGGTCCGCTCTCCGGACTCGGCAGCGCGGGCTATTTTCTCTCCGGCGAGCTGCTGGGCCGCGCCGACCGCTCCCCCACCGGCGGAGGCTTCCGCGGTATCGACCAGCGGTATCTGGGCAAACTCAACCAGGCGCTCACCACCCTGGGCCTGTATGACCCCAACAGTCCGGCCAGCAAGGAGGGCGGCGGAGCGATCGATACGGACAGTTTCCGCGAGGGGATCCAGCAGCTCGACCGCCACTCGTTCAGCAATGTCCACTGGGCCGATACCGACAACGACGGCGTTGGCGACGAGCGGCGCTGGATTTTCGGGGACGAGTTCGACGGGGCCGACGACGTGCCGGGCACTGCGGATGACAAGCGCGAGGTGGATCGCTCCGGGGCTTACGTGAATCCCAACCCGGTCAGACTGCCGGGCAACGGTGACGACCAGTTTTCGGTCTCCGGCAAGCTGACCTGGTACCAGACCGGGCAGCTCAAGTGGCTCGCCACGGCCCAGACCAGCCGCAAGCAGCGGATGGCCTATATTCACGCCAACCTGTTCAATAATCCGCTGCGTTCCAATCTCAGCGCGCGGATAACCACCTATAACGCAACCGGCGGGTTCGACTGGATAGTGGAGCAGCACGCCCTGCGCAACACGAATGTCAAGCTCCGGGCCAACTATTACCGCAATACGCTGACTGTCGGTACCCAGACGGCGAAGTCTTTGCAGCGCGGCACCTGGGGCGGCTTCTCGTTCGAGTCGATGGAGTTTATCGACGAGAAACGCACCACTTTCGACGACACCTACCGCAACCTGAGCACCAACGGACTGCCCGGCGAGCAGACCGAACCCACCGGCCTCAGCAGCACCCGCGAAACCGAGCGCGGTCTCTGGCCCTCGGCGGTACCCGGCGCCAACATCCCGTTCGCCACCTCGATTACCCGGTTGCCCGAGGGACGTGGTGGCTATCAGGCGCAGTTTATCAATTCCGGGCTGCTGACCCTGCTGGAGAACAGTTACGAAGACAGGATCTCGGTCAAGGCCGACCTCGAAAGCCAGCTCGGACGCGTGTTCCGGGTCAAGACCGGTGTCGATTTCAAGTCGTTCCATATCGTCGAGCGCGATTTCAGCGCCACCGGCGGCGTGTTCCAGGACTACTACGACACCCGCCCGCTGATGGCCGCGGCCTATGTGCAGAATATCGTCGATTTCGGCGACCTCGTGCTGGACTACGGCCTTCGCGCCGACTACCTCGACTACAACGCCGACTTCCCGTCGGTGATCGGCGAGATGCGCCCCGGCGATCCTACGCTCCAGCCGGAAAGCCAGTTGTTTTTCAGCCCCCGCCTCAGCGTGGCCCACCCGGTCACCGACCGCTCGCAGATCAGGCTGAGCTACGGCCATTTTTTTCAGGCCCCGGCGTTCAAGGACGTCTACGCCCACTCGAACCAGGACTTCCGCTTCAACCTCGGCGGCAACGCCAACAATATTTTCGGCAACCCGTACCTGGAGATGAGCCAGTCGGTGATGTTCGAGGTGGGGTTCACCACGATCCTCTCCGAAACGATGCGGCTCGACTTTGTCGGCTACCACAACGAGAGCAAGGGCGATCTCGCGGTCCGCCGCATGACCCCCGAGGAGCTGCTTGAACTCGGCGGAATAACCGGCCGCACCGGCACCCGCAGCAACGCGATCCTGAGTGTCTATACCAACCGGGACAGGATGAGCGCCAAGGGTGTCGAGATTTCGTTCGCCAGACGGCTCGGCAAATTCTGGGGGATCAATGCCGCCTACACGCTCAGTTTCCCGCGGGCCACCGGCAGCGACCCCCAGGAGTATATCCTCACCTTCGGCCGCCAGACTTTTTTCGACCCAGTCACCGGCCAGCGCGGTGTTCAGCCCCCGCCGCGGGTGCTGACTCCTATCGATTACGACCGCACCCACGAGCTCAACGTCCAGCTCAATTTCCGCGTGCCCGACAACCTGTTTCCCTCCGGCAGCCGGGCCGATGTGCTCCTGAGTGATATCACCGGCTACGCCACGTTCACGTTCAGTTCCGGGCAGCCTTATACCAGCCTCAGCCAGAACGGCCATCCCTCCAGCGCCAACAACAACGACCGGGGACCGTCGTACAAAAATGTAAACCTGCGCCTGAACAAACGCCTGCCGATCCCCTACGGCGGAATGCGGCTTTCCCTGTTCGGCGAGATTTACAACCTGTTCGGTTTTACCAACTACAATATAGACTATCTCAACCCGACCACCGGCTCGCCGGACATGGACGCTTATATCCTGACCGAAGCGTTCAACGACCGGCCTGACTTTACCGACGCCGGCGGGAACAAGGTGGACAGGATCGCGCTCAGCGACCAGATCGACAATCTGCCGGGCGATGACGCCGCCAGCCTGGTGCAGATCCAGGATATCAACGGCGACGGGTTCGTCTCCAAAAACGAAATAACCGCGCTCAAGCTGGCCAACATGCTGGCCGGCCTCGACGACCCGCGCGCATACCTCCGGCCGTTCCAGTTGCGGCTGGGAATCAACCTGGACTTTTAA